Below is a genomic region from Halodesulfovibrio sp..
TCGCAGCCGGTACCATGCATATGAATCCGGCATATCGACATATATTAAGAAGATTTTAGGCTCGCCTAAAACAGTGCTCATAAAAGATCCTGATGAAACGGTTGAGGCTGTGGTAGAAAATCTTGGAATTGAGCTGGCGGAAGAGCAGCTTGAGGCTGTGCATACTGCTGTACGTACAAAAATGATGGTGCTTACCGGTGGCCCCGGTACTGGTAAGACTACTATTACAAAAGCCATTGTGCAGGCGTACAAAAAGCTTAAAGCTAAAATTTTGCTGTGTGCGCCAACGGGGCGTGCTGCAAAGCGTATGTTTGAAACAATCGGCGTAGAAGCAAAAACCATTCATCGCTTGCTGGAATATTCACCGCGTGAAGATGGTTTTCAGCGAAACGAAAATAACCCGCTTGCATGCAGCCTGATTGTTATTGATGAAGCATCCATGATGGATACGATGTTGATGTTTCATTTGCTTAAAGCAATTCCGCTGGGTGCGACTGTTATTTTTGTTGGCGACGTTCATCAGCTGCCTTCAGTGGGACCGGGGAACGTGCTGAAGGATGTGATTTCTTCAGGTGTTGTGGATGTTGCAGAGTTGCATGAAGTATTTCGACAGGCTCAGGAATCCGACATTATTACGAATGCACATAAAATTAATGCTGGTGAAGTTCCATTTCTGGAGTCATCCAAAGAGCGATTATCAGATTTCTATTTTATTCGACAAGATGAGCCTGAGCGCTGTGCAGCAATGATTGTGGATTTAGTGAAAAATCATATTCCACGCCGATTCCGTTTTGATCCGATAGATCAAATTCAGGTGCTCACGCCGATGCATAAAGGCTCTGCCGGTTCCGGTAACTTGAACCATCTGCTGCAAGAAGCATTGAACCCCCAGCCTCTTTGCTTAAAACGTGGTGACCGTGAATTTCGTCTGGATGATAAGGTCATGCAGCTTCGCAATAACTACGATAAAGACGTGTTCAATGGCGATATCGGGCGTATTTGCGTAGTTAACACAGAGGATAAAAAGCTGACGGTTCGGTTTGATGACGAAAAAAATGTTATCTATGACTTTAACGAACTTGATGAGCTTGTCCCTGCGTATGCGATTTCTATTCATAAATCGCAGGGATCAGAATATCAGGCTGTAGTTATCCCTGTGCTTACGCAGCATTATGTGCTGTTACAGCGTAATCTTATCTATACAGGTGTCACCCGAGGAAAAAAACTTGTTATCCTTGTTGGGTCGTCAAAGGCTCTAACAATGGCAATTAAAAATAATAAAATGCAGAAGCGCTTTACGTATCTTTCACAGCGTTTGAGTGAATTTTTGCAGTGATGCTGTTTAAATGGACGCAAAAATAAAGCACTAATACATTTTGTTTGTACTATAAAAGCTCACCCCCGATTGTTTTGCAGTCGGGGGATTTTTATAATTAAATTTGTTATCTTTACAAAGC
It encodes:
- a CDS encoding ATP-dependent RecD-like DNA helicase, with product MQSTLPTDTTPPSAAELHGTLERIVFHNEENGYSVLRFKTTAGDNHTVVGNMADPQVGSSLKLTGEWVENAKFGRQFKILTYETSLPAGVVGIRHYLASGLIKGVGPKTAERIVDAFGEDTFAILDNEPERLSAVKGIGKRTAKGIQEAWSEHRGIRDLIMFLQPHGVSTAYAVRIYKFYGKHALSVVQENPYRLAMDINGIGFVTADTIAQKIGFDVDSPLRAEAGTLYMLTKTSDEGHVYFPLDGLVTKTSDTLNIRADLVEDAIDTLEREERVVVEELSNGQVAVYRSRYHAYESGISTYIKKILGSPKTVLIKDPDETVEAVVENLGIELAEEQLEAVHTAVRTKMMVLTGGPGTGKTTITKAIVQAYKKLKAKILLCAPTGRAAKRMFETIGVEAKTIHRLLEYSPREDGFQRNENNPLACSLIVIDEASMMDTMLMFHLLKAIPLGATVIFVGDVHQLPSVGPGNVLKDVISSGVVDVAELHEVFRQAQESDIITNAHKINAGEVPFLESSKERLSDFYFIRQDEPERCAAMIVDLVKNHIPRRFRFDPIDQIQVLTPMHKGSAGSGNLNHLLQEALNPQPLCLKRGDREFRLDDKVMQLRNNYDKDVFNGDIGRICVVNTEDKKLTVRFDDEKNVIYDFNELDELVPAYAISIHKSQGSEYQAVVIPVLTQHYVLLQRNLIYTGVTRGKKLVILVGSSKALTMAIKNNKMQKRFTYLSQRLSEFLQ